In a single window of the Halobaculum lipolyticum genome:
- a CDS encoding SWIM zinc finger family protein, whose translation MSRSDSGSPAPSRTFPDAADVTVSDAVSGDVLDFEAERDDATTSWERADGLAALIERASTYGWLVTLPGGTDAHSVALADESGAFVGWCDCKGYEFNVGPCAHLCALRQAAYVHATTTDGERVRIASTEVEDTPEVRPDGGHHIERACREHATGGRRVGGEGSR comes from the coding sequence ATGAGCCGGTCGGACTCGGGTTCGCCGGCCCCGTCCCGCACGTTCCCCGACGCCGCCGACGTGACGGTCTCGGACGCGGTGAGCGGCGACGTGCTCGACTTCGAGGCCGAGCGCGACGACGCGACGACTTCGTGGGAGCGCGCCGACGGTCTCGCGGCGCTCATCGAACGCGCGAGCACCTACGGGTGGCTCGTGACCCTACCCGGCGGCACCGACGCGCACAGCGTCGCCCTCGCGGACGAGAGCGGCGCGTTCGTCGGCTGGTGCGACTGCAAGGGCTACGAGTTCAACGTCGGCCCCTGTGCCCACCTGTGCGCGCTTCGGCAGGCCGCCTACGTCCACGCGACGACGACCGACGGCGAGCGGGTCCGGATCGCGTCCACCGAGGTCGAGGACACGCCGGAGGTGCGGCCCGACGGCGGCCACCACATCGAGCGCGCCTGTCGCGAGCACGCCACCGGCGGCCGCCGTGTCGGCGGGGAGGGCAGCCGATGA
- a CDS encoding ABC transporter ATP-binding protein — protein sequence MSEPLLTVENLKTQFFTEEGTVRAVDGVNFEVNEGELVGLVGESGAGKSVAAQSIMRLVEEPGRIVDGTVTFDGKKLVDIQETPDGRMEPSDEMLTNREMREQIRGREIAIVFQDPMESLNPVFKVGDQLREFIELNREVGAAEAKDIAVDMLREVGIPEPAIRYDDYPHEFSGGMRQRVLIAMALACEPRLIIADEPTTALDVTVEGQILDLVSDLQERYDTAFLWVTHDMGVVAEICDRVNVMYLGEVVEEAEVDNMFHDTKHPYTEALLRSMPRPDRSVEALDPIKGVMPEAINPPSGCRFHTRCPEAREACKEFHPQFRDASDAGEAPHAVSCIKYEDVGYEHSEPLDTEATGAFAGGLAEMRGADGADAAGVPGGDTDE from the coding sequence ATGTCCGAACCACTACTCACAGTCGAGAACCTGAAGACCCAGTTCTTCACCGAGGAAGGCACCGTCCGCGCGGTCGACGGCGTGAACTTCGAGGTCAACGAGGGCGAACTCGTCGGGCTGGTCGGCGAGTCCGGCGCCGGCAAGTCCGTCGCCGCCCAGTCGATCATGCGGCTCGTCGAGGAGCCGGGACGGATCGTCGACGGCACCGTCACCTTCGACGGGAAGAAGCTGGTCGACATCCAGGAGACGCCCGACGGCCGGATGGAGCCGTCCGACGAGATGCTCACCAACCGGGAGATGCGCGAGCAGATCCGCGGGCGGGAGATCGCGATCGTCTTCCAGGACCCGATGGAGTCGCTCAACCCGGTGTTCAAGGTGGGCGACCAGCTCCGAGAGTTCATCGAGTTGAACCGCGAGGTCGGCGCCGCCGAGGCCAAAGATATCGCCGTCGACATGCTCCGCGAGGTCGGCATCCCGGAGCCGGCGATCCGGTACGACGACTACCCCCACGAGTTCTCCGGCGGGATGCGCCAGCGCGTGTTGATCGCGATGGCGCTGGCGTGTGAGCCGCGACTCATCATCGCCGACGAGCCGACGACCGCCCTCGACGTGACCGTCGAGGGGCAGATCCTCGATCTGGTCAGCGACCTCCAGGAGCGGTACGACACCGCGTTCCTGTGGGTCACCCACGACATGGGCGTGGTCGCGGAGATCTGCGACCGCGTGAACGTGATGTACCTCGGCGAGGTCGTCGAGGAGGCCGAGGTCGACAACATGTTCCACGACACGAAACACCCCTACACCGAGGCGCTGCTGCGGTCGATGCCGCGCCCCGACCGGTCGGTCGAAGCGCTCGACCCGATCAAGGGCGTGATGCCCGAGGCGATCAACCCGCCGTCGGGCTGTCGGTTCCACACGCGCTGCCCGGAGGCCCGGGAGGCGTGCAAGGAGTTCCACCCGCAGTTCCGGGACGCGAGCGACGCGGGCGAAGCGCCCCACGCCGTCTCCTGTATCAAGTACGAGGACGTCGGCTACGAGCACAGCGAGCCGCTCGACACGGAGGCGACCGGCGCCTTCGCGGGCGGGCTGGCCGAGATGCGCGGCGCCGACGGTGCCGACGCCGCCGGCGTCCCCGGAGGTGACACCGATGAGTGA
- a CDS encoding zinc ribbon domain-containing protein → MNYCPSCGARLVTRTPPGSGIPRRECPECSGGGGR, encoded by the coding sequence GTGAACTACTGCCCCTCATGCGGCGCCCGGCTCGTCACCCGGACGCCGCCCGGGAGCGGGATCCCACGCCGCGAGTGCCCCGAGTGCTCGGGAGGTGGCGGCCGGTGA
- a CDS encoding ABC transporter permease produces MGRAQYTIRRVLQAIPVLLGVVTITYFLMEAMPGDPVSIMLGPSPSAQQAAAIRAKYGLDQPVWLRYLNYLWDVVQLDLGTSLYYEVPVTQKIMERLPVTVLLLVSSFTFAIVTSIPLGIISAQRRNKPTDHVARIVALLGVSTPSFWIGLVLIILFAYQVNWFPATNLVLPWASPAQVGVDSQFDVIVTSLHHLVLPTLSLGTLQMAALTRIERSSMLEVLGEEYVKLARAYGVKETTILRKHAFRNAQLPLITLLGLQLTSAIGGAVLTETVFSINGMGTLIITAINNQDFALVVGTTLVLGMVFVVGVILTDLSYAYIDPRVTFEEAD; encoded by the coding sequence ATGGGACGCGCACAGTACACGATCCGACGGGTCCTGCAGGCGATCCCGGTCCTGCTCGGCGTCGTCACGATCACGTACTTCCTGATGGAGGCGATGCCGGGTGACCCCGTGAGCATCATGCTCGGGCCGTCACCGAGCGCCCAACAGGCCGCCGCCATCCGTGCGAAGTACGGGCTCGACCAGCCGGTGTGGCTCCGCTACCTGAACTACCTCTGGGACGTCGTACAGCTCGACTTGGGGACGAGCCTGTACTACGAGGTCCCCGTCACGCAGAAGATCATGGAACGCCTGCCCGTGACCGTGCTGCTGCTCGTCTCGAGCTTCACGTTCGCCATCGTCACCTCGATCCCGCTGGGGATCATCTCGGCGCAGCGGCGCAACAAGCCGACCGACCACGTCGCACGGATCGTGGCGCTGCTGGGCGTGTCGACGCCCTCGTTCTGGATCGGGCTCGTCCTGATCATCCTGTTCGCCTACCAAGTGAACTGGTTCCCCGCGACCAACCTCGTCCTCCCGTGGGCGTCGCCCGCACAGGTGGGCGTCGACAGCCAGTTCGACGTGATCGTCACGTCGCTGCACCACCTCGTGTTGCCGACGCTGTCGCTCGGCACCCTCCAGATGGCGGCGCTCACGCGGATCGAGCGGTCGTCGATGCTGGAGGTGCTCGGCGAGGAGTACGTGAAACTCGCGCGCGCCTACGGGGTCAAGGAGACGACGATCCTCCGCAAGCACGCCTTCCGTAACGCACAGCTCCCGCTGATCACGCTGTTGGGGCTCCAGCTCACCAGCGCCATCGGCGGGGCGGTGTTGACCGAGACCGTCTTCTCCATCAACGGGATGGGGACGCTCATCATCACCGCGATCAACAACCAGGACTTCGCGCTGGTGGTCGGCACGACGCTCGTGCTCGGCATGGTGTTCGTCGTCGGGGTCATCCTCACCGACCTCTCGTACGCGTACATCGACCCGCGCGTCACCTTCGAGGAGGCCGACTGA
- a CDS encoding ABC transporter permease, giving the protein MATTTGSDTDARGENEPQAVDADDEQPAANVGWRYTVSQVRRDPTALAGLAIIGVAMVVAAVAFLDQIVLPLFGVEQYAIAQAVWMSPNAEVAPQLLPPAWTTNVFGEGTWAHPLGTDDRGRDILSRLFYGTRIAMSVGIIATTIALVFGMLVGSVAGYYGGRIDDVLMRAVETLYAIPFLVLVIVFMVAFGRNLTFAMIGVGIANIPTFARLIRSRVLSVREEDYIEAARAAGVRDRNIIFRHVIPNSFAPVLVQATLQIGVAILIVAGLSFLGFGAQPPTASWGQMLSQSRDYMLPDPWFSIWPGLAILITVVGFNLLGDGLRDALDPRINN; this is encoded by the coding sequence ATGGCGACTACGACCGGATCAGACACGGACGCCCGAGGCGAGAACGAACCGCAGGCGGTCGACGCCGACGACGAACAGCCCGCCGCGAACGTCGGGTGGCGCTACACCGTCTCGCAGGTGCGCCGCGACCCGACGGCGCTGGCGGGGCTGGCGATCATCGGGGTCGCGATGGTCGTCGCGGCCGTCGCCTTCCTCGATCAGATCGTCCTCCCGCTGTTCGGCGTCGAACAGTACGCCATCGCACAGGCGGTGTGGATGAGCCCGAACGCCGAAGTCGCCCCGCAGCTGCTGCCGCCGGCGTGGACGACCAACGTCTTCGGCGAGGGGACGTGGGCACACCCGCTGGGCACCGACGACCGCGGCCGCGACATCCTCTCCCGGCTGTTCTACGGCACCCGGATCGCCATGTCCGTCGGCATCATCGCGACGACCATCGCGCTAGTGTTCGGGATGCTCGTCGGCTCGGTCGCCGGCTACTACGGCGGCCGCATCGACGACGTGCTGATGCGCGCCGTCGAGACGCTGTACGCCATCCCGTTCCTCGTGCTCGTCATCGTGTTCATGGTCGCGTTCGGCCGCAACCTCACGTTCGCGATGATCGGCGTCGGGATCGCCAACATCCCGACGTTCGCCCGACTCATCCGCTCGCGGGTGCTGTCGGTGCGCGAGGAGGACTACATCGAGGCCGCGCGCGCGGCCGGCGTCCGCGACCGCAACATCATCTTCAGACACGTCATCCCGAACAGCTTCGCCCCCGTACTCGTGCAGGCGACGCTCCAGATCGGCGTGGCGATCCTCATCGTCGCCGGGCTGTCGTTCCTCGGATTCGGCGCACAGCCACCCACGGCGTCGTGGGGACAGATGCTCTCGCAGTCGCGCGACTACATGCTGCCGGACCCGTGGTTCAGTATCTGGCCGGGGCTGGCGATCCTGATCACCGTGGTCGGCTTCAACCTCCTCGGTGACGGCCTGCGCGACGCGCTCGACCCCCGTATCAACAACTGA
- a CDS encoding DNA-methyltransferase — MTDATEWVNDIHRGDARELLYEMPESSVHAVTTSPPYYGLRDYGEDDQIGLEESLSQYVEELVTVGEGIRHVLRPDGSWWLNLGDSFAGSGRGRWDGEDEAQKETYTPDSDDLPGRTSGLSRKSKMLVPHRVAIALQDAGWVVRADCVWAKPNGMPHPVKDRLRETKEFVFHLTPQPDYWFDLDAVREPHAEESLERAGRGYNGVKTRETDHHPGRSTDSRAHNFDNPVHENGKNPGDVFDIPVSSFPEAHFAVYPEELVETPIKATVPPTTCAECGTAYERMTRDVPVWEVDRSTIERPQLARALDRADDAGLTPDHFEAIRAVGFNDAGYSDATGSGFDAVDEETAELAREAKDVLGGYFREFCGAATETTGWEQACECDTDETAPGVVLDPFAGAGTTAVVAKRLGRRFIGVELNPEYVAMAQRRVGIDVDEPERLLGDDETHLAAWTDGGSRGSTDE, encoded by the coding sequence ATGACTGACGCGACCGAGTGGGTCAACGACATCCACCGCGGCGACGCGCGGGAGCTGCTCTACGAGATGCCCGAGTCGTCGGTTCACGCCGTCACCACCAGCCCGCCGTACTACGGACTCCGCGACTACGGCGAGGACGACCAGATCGGCCTTGAGGAGTCGCTCTCGCAGTACGTGGAGGAACTCGTCACCGTCGGCGAGGGGATCCGCCACGTCCTCCGCCCGGACGGCAGTTGGTGGCTGAACCTCGGCGACTCGTTCGCCGGATCGGGTCGTGGTCGGTGGGACGGCGAGGACGAGGCACAGAAGGAGACGTACACACCCGACAGCGACGATCTCCCCGGTCGCACCTCTGGACTCTCACGCAAGTCCAAGATGCTCGTCCCGCACCGTGTCGCGATCGCGCTCCAAGACGCGGGGTGGGTCGTCCGCGCGGACTGCGTGTGGGCGAAGCCGAACGGGATGCCGCACCCCGTGAAAGACCGCCTCCGGGAGACCAAGGAGTTCGTCTTTCACCTTACCCCCCAGCCCGACTACTGGTTTGACCTCGATGCCGTGCGCGAGCCGCACGCCGAGGAGTCGCTCGAACGGGCCGGGCGGGGGTACAACGGCGTGAAGACCCGGGAGACGGACCACCATCCCGGTCGGAGTACCGACTCGCGGGCGCACAACTTCGACAACCCGGTTCACGAGAACGGGAAGAACCCGGGCGACGTGTTCGACATCCCGGTATCGTCGTTCCCGGAAGCACACTTCGCGGTTTACCCCGAGGAACTGGTCGAGACGCCGATCAAGGCGACCGTGCCCCCGACGACGTGCGCCGAGTGCGGGACGGCTTACGAGCGGATGACTCGCGACGTTCCCGTGTGGGAAGTGGACCGTTCGACCATCGAGCGTCCGCAACTCGCTCGGGCGTTGGACCGTGCCGACGACGCCGGGCTAACGCCGGACCACTTCGAGGCGATCCGCGCGGTCGGGTTCAACGACGCGGGATACTCCGACGCTACAGGCTCGGGGTTCGATGCCGTCGACGAGGAGACGGCCGAACTCGCCCGCGAGGCGAAGGACGTGCTCGGCGGCTACTTCCGGGAGTTCTGCGGCGCCGCGACGGAGACGACCGGCTGGGAACAGGCGTGCGAGTGCGACACCGACGAGACCGCGCCGGGGGTCGTGCTCGATCCGTTCGCCGGCGCCGGTACCACCGCGGTCGTCGCGAAGCGGCTGGGCCGGCGGTTCATCGGGGTCGAGTTGAACCCGGAGTACGTCGCGATGGCGCAGCGCCGCGTCGGCATCGACGTCGACGAACCCGAGCGGCTCCTCGGTGACGACGAGACCCACCTCGCCGCGTGGACCGACGGCGGATCTCGAGGTAGTACCGATGAGTGA
- the ggt gene encoding gamma-glutamyltransferase — translation MNPGDPDIDQFSSRRSTVYGQRGVVATSQPLASQAGISVLEDGGNAFDAAVATAAALNVVEPTSTGLGGDVFALYRTADGEVGAMRSCGPAPADATIENVRAAVAEADGVDPADAEMPETGAHAVTVPGTARGWEVTAERFGRKSLGDLLQPAIRYATEGYPVSEVVSAQWQHGEELFETDNARDAFLFDGEAPDVGQHVTLPKLGASLELIAEEGADVVYEGEIAEQIAAEVQEQGGFLTVDDLAEFEPEFPDPVSTTYNGTEVYELPPNNQGLIALEALNVAEELGAGEYDYDSPERVHYFSEALKLAFHDGHRYITDPAFEDHPPLGSKDWAATRAQEVGEECNDDVTFGVPDANAEDADTVLLCVADDEGNVVSYINSRFAGFGSGLVAGDTGIALQNRGSSFSLDPDHPNSLQPGKRPFHTLIPALADFAPEDDATDDWAAFGVMGGYMQPQGHLQVISNVVDYDQPLQAALDSPRWRYREDGSLALEPQFDGNTAAKLVRKGHDVATLPPALFGGAQIVRTEDGVLSGATEPRKDGNAQGY, via the coding sequence ATGAACCCCGGAGACCCCGACATCGATCAGTTCTCATCGCGACGGTCGACGGTGTACGGTCAGCGCGGCGTCGTGGCGACCAGCCAGCCGCTGGCCTCACAGGCGGGCATCTCCGTGTTGGAGGACGGCGGCAACGCCTTCGACGCGGCCGTCGCCACCGCGGCGGCGCTGAACGTCGTCGAACCGACGTCGACGGGACTGGGCGGCGACGTGTTCGCGCTGTACCGCACCGCCGACGGCGAGGTCGGCGCGATGCGGTCGTGCGGCCCGGCGCCCGCCGACGCCACCATCGAGAACGTCCGCGCCGCCGTCGCCGAGGCGGACGGGGTCGACCCGGCGGACGCCGAGATGCCGGAGACGGGCGCCCACGCGGTGACGGTGCCGGGCACCGCCCGCGGCTGGGAGGTCACCGCCGAGCGCTTCGGCCGGAAGTCGCTCGGGGACCTGCTCCAGCCGGCGATCCGCTACGCGACCGAGGGGTACCCCGTCTCGGAGGTCGTCTCCGCCCAGTGGCAGCACGGCGAGGAGCTGTTCGAGACGGACAACGCCCGCGACGCCTTCCTGTTCGACGGCGAGGCGCCCGACGTGGGTCAGCACGTCACGCTCCCGAAACTCGGGGCGTCGCTGGAGCTGATCGCCGAGGAGGGCGCCGACGTGGTGTACGAGGGTGAGATCGCAGAACAGATCGCCGCCGAGGTACAGGAGCAGGGCGGCTTCCTCACCGTCGACGACCTCGCCGAGTTCGAGCCGGAGTTCCCCGACCCGGTGTCGACCACGTACAACGGGACGGAGGTGTACGAACTGCCGCCGAACAACCAGGGACTCATCGCGCTGGAGGCGCTCAACGTCGCCGAGGAGTTGGGCGCCGGCGAGTACGACTACGACTCGCCCGAGCGCGTCCACTACTTCTCGGAGGCGCTGAAGCTGGCGTTCCACGACGGCCACCGCTACATCACCGACCCCGCGTTCGAGGACCACCCGCCGCTGGGGAGCAAGGACTGGGCCGCCACGCGCGCCCAGGAGGTCGGCGAGGAGTGCAACGACGACGTGACGTTCGGCGTCCCCGACGCGAACGCCGAGGACGCCGACACCGTCCTGCTGTGTGTCGCCGACGACGAGGGCAACGTCGTCTCCTACATCAACTCCCGGTTCGCCGGCTTCGGCTCCGGGCTGGTCGCGGGCGACACCGGCATCGCGCTCCAGAACCGCGGCTCGTCGTTCTCGCTGGACCCGGACCACCCGAACTCCCTGCAGCCGGGGAAGCGCCCGTTCCACACCCTGATCCCGGCGCTCGCGGACTTCGCGCCCGAGGACGACGCGACCGACGACTGGGCCGCCTTCGGGGTCATGGGCGGCTACATGCAGCCGCAGGGGCACCTGCAGGTGATCTCGAACGTCGTCGACTACGACCAGCCGCTCCAGGCGGCCCTCGACAGCCCGCGGTGGCGCTACCGCGAGGACGGGAGTCTGGCGCTGGAGCCGCAGTTCGACGGCAACACCGCCGCGAAGCTGGTGCGCAAGGGCCACGACGTGGCGACGCTCCCGCCGGCGCTGTTCGGCGGCGCCCAGATCGTCCGCACCGAGGACGGCGTGCTGTCGGGGGCGACCGAACCACGAAAGGACGGCAACGCACAGGGCTACTGA
- a CDS encoding ABC transporter substrate-binding protein, which yields MNRRKFLTGTGAAGVAAVSGCIGGDGGQSDGDTTSEGDDSGSDSGSDSGSDSGSMSGGTLNLALVKSPLEFDPIVLNDVPSDQVASQIFEGLYTYDEGTGVVPELATGEPEVNDDGTVYTVTMTTEATFSNGDPVTPEDVKYSFEAPVAEETENASEFNMIDSIETEGEDTIVFNLKYPYGPFMNTLAAGRIVPMSVREDDPEAFNTEMPVGSGPFAFDSWQEGDYVDLVRNEDYWGEPMANLEEIHFTPITEATTRVTTLRNGENDIVEEIPPKLYSTVRSIEDASIDEVPGIGYFYLAFNCNEGPTADPRVREAIDYCFSMDTAVEQYVEPTGVRQYAPTPASITEDWGFPIDEWEQIPHDKNIDEAVALFEDAGVSMDYNWKIIVPPDDKREQIGISVSNGLKEAGFNNVSVQRLDWGAFLEAYVTGNEDDYNMYTLGWSGTPDPDAFTYYMFGRTEDTLGVTNGTYYGANSQRGKDAAQKIVDARQSADRDERKQLYTEAITTILEDRAHLPAYNLKNSFGVKDYVSDFTSHPVDSFHLVTDHNNVSVDK from the coding sequence ATGAACCGGCGGAAGTTCCTCACCGGCACCGGCGCCGCGGGCGTCGCTGCCGTCTCCGGCTGTATCGGGGGCGACGGCGGCCAGAGCGACGGCGACACCACCAGCGAGGGCGACGACTCGGGGAGCGACTCCGGCTCCGACTCCGGCTCCGACAGCGGGAGCATGAGCGGCGGGACGCTCAACCTCGCGCTCGTCAAGAGCCCGCTCGAGTTCGACCCGATCGTGCTCAACGACGTGCCGTCCGATCAGGTCGCCAGCCAGATCTTCGAGGGGCTGTATACGTACGACGAGGGCACCGGCGTCGTCCCCGAACTCGCGACGGGCGAGCCGGAGGTCAACGACGACGGCACCGTGTACACGGTGACGATGACGACGGAGGCGACGTTCTCGAACGGCGACCCCGTCACCCCCGAGGACGTGAAGTACAGCTTCGAGGCCCCGGTCGCCGAAGAGACCGAGAACGCCTCGGAGTTCAACATGATCGACTCGATCGAGACCGAGGGCGAGGACACCATCGTCTTCAACCTCAAGTACCCGTACGGGCCGTTCATGAACACGCTCGCCGCCGGGCGTATCGTCCCGATGTCCGTCCGCGAGGACGACCCGGAGGCGTTCAACACGGAGATGCCCGTCGGCTCGGGTCCGTTCGCCTTCGACAGCTGGCAGGAGGGCGACTACGTCGACCTCGTGCGCAACGAGGACTACTGGGGCGAGCCGATGGCGAACCTCGAGGAGATCCACTTCACGCCGATCACGGAGGCGACGACGCGCGTCACCACGCTCCGCAACGGCGAGAACGACATCGTCGAGGAGATCCCGCCGAAGCTCTACTCGACGGTCCGCAGCATCGAGGACGCGAGCATCGACGAGGTGCCCGGCATCGGCTACTTCTACCTCGCGTTCAACTGTAACGAGGGCCCGACCGCCGACCCGCGCGTCCGCGAGGCGATCGACTACTGCTTCTCGATGGACACGGCCGTCGAGCAGTACGTCGAGCCGACCGGCGTCCGTCAGTACGCGCCGACGCCCGCCTCCATCACGGAGGACTGGGGCTTCCCGATCGACGAGTGGGAGCAGATCCCCCACGACAAGAACATCGACGAGGCCGTCGCCCTCTTCGAGGACGCCGGCGTCTCGATGGACTACAACTGGAAGATCATCGTCCCGCCGGACGACAAGCGCGAACAGATCGGCATCTCGGTGTCGAACGGTCTCAAGGAGGCCGGCTTCAACAACGTCTCCGTCCAGCGGCTGGACTGGGGCGCGTTCCTGGAGGCGTACGTCACCGGTAACGAGGACGACTACAACATGTACACGCTCGGCTGGTCCGGCACTCCCGACCCCGACGCGTTCACCTACTACATGTTCGGTCGCACCGAGGACACCCTCGGCGTCACGAACGGGACGTACTACGGCGCCAACAGCCAGCGCGGCAAAGACGCCGCACAGAAGATCGTCGACGCGCGCCAGTCGGCCGACCGCGACGAGCGCAAGCAGCTGTACACCGAAGCGATCACCACGATCCTCGAGGACCGTGCGCACCTGCCCGCGTACAACCTCAAGAACAGCTTCGGCGTGAAAGACTACGTCAGCGACTTCACCTCCCACCCGGTGGACTCGTTCCACCTCGTCACCGACCACAACAACGTCTCGGTCGACAAGTGA
- the trmY gene encoding tRNA (pseudouridine(54)-N(1))-methyltransferase TrmY, whose product MRDFVVCGHDAPTTPDFSLDDLAGGAGRLDLLCRCVNAGLFLSHGIREDSRVHLVLGDAVTVRFSGATARGLHPDERTTAARVRDALDAKPDAIGHMPAEVSPGVDLYRMGLETTLDTLDGTFVQLHEDGDPVAEVEPPSDPVFVLSDHSDFADAETALLAERADRRVRLGPEAIHADHAISVANNYLDTDGYTRY is encoded by the coding sequence ATGCGCGACTTCGTCGTCTGCGGCCACGACGCCCCCACGACCCCCGACTTCAGCCTCGACGACCTCGCCGGCGGGGCGGGGCGCCTCGATCTGCTGTGTCGCTGTGTCAACGCGGGGCTGTTCCTCTCGCACGGCATCCGCGAGGACAGCCGCGTCCACCTCGTGCTCGGCGACGCGGTCACCGTTCGCTTCTCGGGTGCGACCGCGCGCGGGCTGCACCCGGACGAGCGCACGACCGCCGCCCGCGTCCGCGACGCGCTCGACGCGAAGCCGGACGCTATCGGACACATGCCCGCGGAGGTCTCCCCGGGCGTCGACCTGTACCGGATGGGGCTGGAGACGACCCTCGACACGCTCGACGGAACGTTCGTCCAGCTCCACGAGGACGGCGACCCGGTCGCCGAGGTCGAGCCGCCGTCGGACCCGGTGTTCGTGCTGTCGGACCACTCGGACTTCGCCGACGCCGAGACGGCCCTGCTCGCCGAGCGCGCCGACCGCCGCGTCCGCCTCGGGCCGGAGGCGATCCACGCGGACCACGCGATCAGCGTGGCGAACAACTACCTCGACACCGACGGCTACACGCGCTACTGA
- a CDS encoding ABC transporter ATP-binding protein, which produces MSEASGTGPLGNGAGETDDDTILSVQGLTKHFSQSDGMLSALWDEPPVRAVEDVSFDVKRGETLGLVGESGCGKSTLARTILRLVDPTDGAVYFEGDNLAELSGSDLRERRRDMQMIFQDPQSSLDPRMKVGPIVEEPMKAHGLYAGEREERARELLEKVGLDPHHYNRYPHQFSGGQRQRINLARALSVNPDFIVCDEPVSALDVSIQAQVLNTMQELQDEFGLTYLFIAHDLSVIRHISDRVAVMYLGQMVELAETEELFDHPKHPYTEALLDSIPVPDPRATGTRSVLEGDVPSPIEPPSGCRFRTRCPKLIQPDEFSMDAETWAAVRAFTRAVKRRTFEPTDRAGVRAEFFPDGTPAGDAGTAVESALDEVADDEWDAASERLVSTFADASICATEEPSYSVEPTVGDGEHFAACHLHREDIEAPAPADD; this is translated from the coding sequence ATGAGTGAGGCGAGCGGAACCGGACCGCTCGGCAACGGCGCCGGCGAGACCGACGACGACACGATCCTCAGCGTCCAGGGGCTGACGAAGCACTTCAGCCAGTCCGACGGGATGCTGTCGGCGCTGTGGGACGAACCGCCCGTGCGCGCCGTCGAGGACGTGAGCTTCGACGTGAAACGCGGCGAGACGCTCGGTCTCGTCGGCGAGTCCGGCTGCGGGAAGTCGACGCTCGCACGCACCATCCTCCGACTCGTCGACCCGACCGACGGGGCGGTGTACTTCGAGGGCGACAACCTCGCGGAGCTGTCCGGCTCGGACCTCCGCGAGCGCCGCCGCGACATGCAGATGATCTTCCAGGACCCGCAGTCGAGCCTGGACCCGCGCATGAAGGTCGGTCCCATCGTCGAGGAGCCGATGAAGGCCCACGGGCTGTACGCGGGCGAGCGCGAGGAGCGCGCCCGCGAACTGCTGGAGAAGGTCGGACTCGACCCGCACCACTACAACCGCTACCCCCACCAGTTCTCCGGGGGCCAGCGCCAGCGGATCAACCTCGCGCGGGCGCTGTCGGTCAACCCCGACTTCATCGTCTGCGACGAGCCGGTGTCGGCGCTCGACGTGTCGATCCAGGCGCAGGTGCTCAACACGATGCAGGAGCTGCAAGACGAGTTCGGGCTCACCTACCTGTTCATCGCACACGACCTCAGCGTCATCCGGCACATCTCCGACCGCGTCGCCGTGATGTACCTCGGGCAGATGGTCGAACTCGCCGAGACCGAGGAGCTGTTCGACCACCCGAAACACCCCTACACCGAGGCGCTGCTCGACTCCATCCCGGTGCCGGACCCGCGCGCGACGGGCACCCGGAGCGTGCTCGAAGGCGACGTGCCCTCGCCGATCGAACCGCCGTCGGGCTGCCGGTTCCGGACGCGCTGTCCGAAGCTCATCCAGCCCGACGAGTTCTCGATGGACGCCGAGACGTGGGCGGCCGTCCGGGCGTTCACCCGCGCGGTGAAGCGCCGGACGTTCGAGCCGACCGACCGCGCCGGCGTCCGTGCGGAGTTCTTCCCCGACGGGACCCCCGCGGGCGACGCCGGCACGGCCGTCGAGAGCGCCCTCGACGAGGTCGCCGACGACGAGTGGGACGCCGCCAGCGAGCGACTCGTCTCCACGTTCGCGGACGCGAGCATCTGTGCGACCGAGGAGCCGTCGTACTCGGTCGAGCCGACCGTCGGCGACGGCGAGCACTTCGCCGCCTGCCACCTCCACCGCGAGGACATCGAGGCGCCCGCCCCGGCCGACGACTGA